The window TAGCTCGTACAATAGAAGATAGGGAGGAGAGTAAAAACGTTATAAGGCAAGCGCTCGATTCACTCCCTGATCCTCAGCGTATAGCAATTGAACTAGTTTACTTCGAGGGCCTTACGCATGTTGAGGCAGCTGAGAAATTAAACGAGCCGGTTGGAACTATCAAAACCAGGATTCGTCTTGGTGTTCTAAAATTAAAAGATAAGATTATGCCTTATTTACAGGAGCTTATTTAGTTATGTCTTGCGATGTAAAACAGTATGAAGATCAATTAACGCTTTTCTCATTAGGACTGCTAGAGGGTTCTGAGCTTCGAGCTGTACAACAGTGCCTTGATTCAGGATGCGAAGAATGCCTTAAAGCACTTAGGGAAAACGAGATGGTTATATCTTCTCTAGCTTACTCTTTAGATGACAGCCCTTTATCACCTGAGGTTGAAAACAAAATATTTAAGCAGATTGAGCAAGAACAAGCTACTCCTGCGAAACAACCAAAAACTAGTTTTTGGAGCACCATAAGACCTATGTGGCTAAACCTGGGAAGCGCTGTTGCAGTGTTGTTGCTTATTACATTATTTGTAAATAATATGTCACTTAGGAATGAACTTGAGACTCAAAGACAAGATATAGACAGCCTGCAGGCCAGTATTCAAGAAGACACACAAGTGATGGATTACATGTTGGATCCAGGTGTGCAAACAGTAAAGCTTGCAGGAGCGATGTCAGGCGTGGAGGCATCC is drawn from Thermodesulfobacteriota bacterium and contains these coding sequences:
- a CDS encoding anti-sigma factor, whose translation is MSCDVKQYEDQLTLFSLGLLEGSELRAVQQCLDSGCEECLKALRENEMVISSLAYSLDDSPLSPEVENKIFKQIEQEQATPAKQPKTSFWSTIRPMWLNLGSAVAVLLLITLFVNNMSLRNELETQRQDIDSLQASIQEDTQVMDYMLDPGVQTVKLAGAMSGVEASGKIMWDENTQGALLLVSQIPELTQGMEYQVWCVEEGKPVSLGTFTVNKKGQSMMEIDSMPRP